The following are encoded in a window of Telmatobacter sp. DSM 110680 genomic DNA:
- a CDS encoding cytochrome b/b6 domain-containing protein, with protein sequence MKVSSRILLCTLAFFLLGSALPTRAQHKLKDEDCLTCHGDSTLTTDVNGKSVSLFVDAKKLKHSIHASMKLACVDCHKDVKSLAHDSPPQKVLCADCHADAKNAFAHSTHARIVSGGKVAANCQDCHGGAHEVLAGGAPDSPINHANIPYTCGRCHGQKFLMESNGESTQAFLSYQESVHGRATEKGSTKAAVCTDCHGAHDISPANDSKSTISKFNVPATCGKCHADITDTFNKSIHGQAIARGNNQSPVCTDCHGIHSIKSHTDPNSPVAEQNVSRDTCARCHEGVRLSSEFGVPGNRVSSYMDSYHGLASEGGSVVAANCSSCHGVHNILPSSDPHSTINRANLDTTCGKCHKGATQKFTLTPVHQADGVHPKDIGSILTRWVRIIYIILILGVIGAMFIHNFIIWRSKAAARRHMRNPMMQRMTTNQRWQHLILLSSFIILVITGFALKFPDSWFAEVLGMGEHLRSVVHRIAGVLLIAGGFYHIFYVSIAQEGRRLIWDIAPRPKDGKDALGTMLYYLGLSKTKPQFGRFTYGEKAEYWALVWGTGLMGVTGVMMWAKVWVGNLLARWWVDVATTIHYYEAILATLAIVVWHFYQVFGDPDVYPMNWAWWDGKMSVEHYREEHALDTESLSNLEPGGTPRKPDAPKE encoded by the coding sequence GTGAAAGTTTCCAGCAGAATCCTGCTCTGTACGCTCGCATTCTTTCTGCTGGGCTCGGCCCTCCCCACTCGCGCCCAACATAAGCTGAAAGATGAAGACTGCCTCACCTGCCACGGTGACTCTACCCTCACCACAGATGTAAACGGCAAGTCCGTCTCCCTCTTCGTCGATGCGAAAAAGCTCAAGCACTCCATTCACGCGTCCATGAAACTCGCGTGCGTGGACTGCCACAAGGACGTGAAGAGCCTCGCGCACGACTCGCCGCCCCAGAAGGTTCTCTGCGCGGATTGCCACGCCGACGCGAAGAATGCTTTTGCGCACAGCACCCACGCAAGAATTGTCTCTGGTGGTAAAGTCGCCGCCAATTGCCAGGATTGTCACGGTGGCGCCCACGAAGTCCTCGCCGGCGGAGCACCCGACTCGCCGATCAATCACGCCAACATTCCATACACCTGCGGCCGCTGCCACGGACAAAAGTTCCTCATGGAATCGAACGGCGAGAGCACTCAGGCCTTCCTTTCTTATCAGGAGAGCGTCCACGGTCGCGCTACCGAAAAGGGCTCGACGAAAGCTGCCGTCTGTACTGACTGCCACGGTGCGCACGACATCAGTCCCGCCAACGATTCTAAGTCAACCATATCCAAGTTCAATGTTCCGGCAACGTGCGGAAAATGTCATGCCGACATTACCGACACCTTTAATAAGAGCATCCACGGTCAAGCCATCGCGCGCGGCAATAATCAGTCTCCGGTCTGCACCGATTGCCACGGCATCCACTCCATTAAGTCGCACACCGATCCCAATTCGCCAGTCGCGGAGCAGAACGTCTCGCGGGATACTTGCGCCCGTTGTCACGAAGGAGTGCGGTTATCCAGCGAGTTCGGCGTCCCGGGCAATCGCGTCTCTTCCTACATGGACAGCTACCACGGCCTTGCCTCCGAAGGTGGTTCCGTGGTCGCCGCGAACTGCTCCAGTTGCCATGGCGTGCATAATATTCTCCCCTCCAGTGATCCTCACTCCACCATCAATCGCGCCAATCTCGACACTACCTGCGGCAAATGCCACAAGGGAGCAACCCAGAAATTCACTCTGACTCCCGTGCACCAGGCCGATGGCGTCCATCCTAAAGACATCGGCTCGATTCTCACGCGCTGGGTGCGGATCATCTACATCATCCTCATCCTCGGCGTCATCGGCGCCATGTTCATCCACAACTTCATCATCTGGCGCAGCAAAGCCGCCGCTCGCCGCCACATGCGAAATCCCATGATGCAGCGCATGACCACCAATCAGCGCTGGCAACATCTGATCCTTCTTTCCAGCTTCATCATCCTGGTCATCACGGGCTTCGCACTCAAGTTTCCAGATTCGTGGTTCGCTGAAGTTCTAGGCATGGGCGAACACCTGCGCAGCGTCGTGCATCGCATCGCCGGAGTCTTGCTGATCGCCGGCGGTTTCTATCACATCTTCTATGTCTCGATCGCGCAAGAAGGCCGTCGTCTCATATGGGATATCGCACCACGCCCGAAAGACGGCAAAGATGCCCTCGGCACCATGCTCTATTACCTGGGTCTCAGCAAAACCAAGCCACAGTTCGGCCGTTTCACCTACGGCGAAAAAGCGGAATACTGGGCGCTGGTCTGGGGTACTGGCCTCATGGGCGTTACCGGCGTGATGATGTGGGCCAAAGTGTGGGTAGGGAACTTGCTCGCGCGCTGGTGGGTAGATGTGGCAACCACCATTCACTATTACGAGGCAATCCTCGCCACCCTGGCGATCGTAGTCTGGCATTTCTACCAGGTCTTCGGCGATCCCGACGTCTACCCGATGAACTGGGCGTGGTGGGATGGCAAGATGTCAGTCGAGCATTACCGCGAAGAGCACGCCCTCGATACCGAGTCGCTGAGCAATCTAGAACCCGGCGGCACACCACGCAAGCCGGACGCTCCAAAGGAATGA
- a CDS encoding cytochrome c3 family protein, translating into MTKAARIAAFFIAVIVGPADWLNDISRLMRHRRAVTISLFAIAVFLWTGRLAAQTDCLACHSDKTMQDAAGHSISVDGQKFGASVHGSLQCNNCHADIKEYPHPDHIAKVECKSCHADEASKLTTSVHSSSKEHPCTSCHGNAHEIFPKADSRSAVYPLNIPKTCGQCHSDGAMATKKGLPSVFTHYMDSIHGFALSKEGLLVAANCQSCHGSHNILSRKDPASPTFKANIPKTCGNCHAKINDDYQAGAHGHAIASGNLKAPVCTDCHTTHAILQPTESEFRMQSTPICGSCHKDKLTTYHDTFHSQLGSLGGYVETARCWDCHGAHEIYPASDPRSPIHKASLVKTCGKCHTGANLSFVQYQPHANAHDRKLNPALYYVRLFMNLLLACVLTFFVIHTILWLIRARFDQVRKKSATGGKDA; encoded by the coding sequence ATGACCAAAGCCGCACGCATCGCAGCATTCTTCATAGCAGTTATTGTGGGGCCGGCCGACTGGCTGAACGACATTTCACGGCTGATGCGACATCGCAGAGCCGTGACGATATCCCTCTTCGCAATCGCTGTCTTTCTCTGGACCGGTCGACTCGCAGCACAAACGGATTGTCTCGCCTGCCATAGCGACAAGACCATGCAGGATGCCGCCGGCCACAGCATCTCCGTGGATGGCCAAAAGTTCGGCGCCAGCGTCCACGGCAGCCTTCAATGCAACAACTGCCACGCCGACATCAAGGAATATCCTCATCCCGACCACATCGCCAAGGTTGAATGCAAATCCTGCCACGCCGACGAAGCTTCCAAACTGACAACCAGCGTTCATTCCTCTTCCAAGGAGCATCCATGCACCAGTTGTCACGGCAACGCGCACGAGATCTTCCCCAAGGCTGACTCCCGCTCGGCCGTCTATCCGCTGAACATTCCCAAAACCTGTGGCCAGTGCCACAGCGATGGCGCTATGGCTACAAAAAAGGGCCTGCCCAGTGTCTTCACGCACTATATGGATTCAATTCACGGCTTCGCACTGAGCAAAGAAGGTCTGCTGGTCGCCGCGAATTGCCAGAGCTGTCACGGATCGCACAACATCCTTAGCCGCAAGGATCCGGCCAGTCCCACCTTCAAAGCCAACATCCCCAAAACCTGCGGCAACTGCCACGCCAAGATCAACGACGATTACCAGGCCGGTGCCCACGGTCATGCCATCGCATCCGGCAACCTCAAAGCCCCGGTCTGCACAGACTGCCATACAACCCACGCAATCCTGCAACCGACGGAATCTGAATTCCGCATGCAGTCGACTCCGATCTGCGGCTCCTGCCACAAGGACAAGCTCACTACTTATCACGACACCTTCCATTCGCAGCTTGGCTCGCTCGGCGGTTACGTGGAGACGGCGCGTTGCTGGGATTGTCACGGCGCACACGAGATCTATCCGGCATCCGATCCGCGCTCGCCCATCCACAAGGCCAGCCTTGTTAAGACTTGTGGTAAATGTCACACCGGCGCAAATCTGAGCTTCGTGCAATATCAGCCGCATGCCAACGCGCACGATCGAAAACTAAATCCGGCTCTCTACTACGTGCGCCTGTTTATGAATCTGTTGCTGGCGTGCGTGCTGACCTTCTTCGTGATTCACACGATTCTATGGCTGATTCGTGCCAGGTTTGACCAGGTCAGAAAAAAGTCGGCCACCGGAGGGAAAGATGCCTGA
- a CDS encoding winged helix-turn-helix domain-containing protein encodes MELHTGELRRAGVLVHLPPQPYKVLVLLASRSGQLITREEIRQVIWGNDTFVDFEHGLNFAIKKIRDALGDDAESPRFIQTLPRRGYRFIAQVRLSGPPVRTGSPAIESSHASAQTAVQETTQIPRRVDTRPSISARHRLYASVLLGALILTAVIVFAVDPAGLRYRTLAALHLEKSQAQPHIDSIAVLPLENLSGDPEQEYFADGLTDTLITNLGQVLTMRVISRASVLRYKRGKTPLPEIARELNVDAVVEGTVLRAGNKVRISVQLLNARTDRHLWAETYERNLEDVIVLERQMALAIAHEISGRLNPGQEMHLNSGRPVNPHAYDAYVRGRVLFGERTAETETNARSYFEEALRADPNFAPAYSGLADFYSVSWHTTSDFPLAEQYARKSIALDPDLAEGHASLGIAQLGQHKFIDAETELKKAIELNSNYAMAHHLMADYWMDMGRITDALAENDRARQLDPFSFPINFMRGGILAYSGDTERAVQQLQFVSSINPQSPSPHELLALVYWINGKVPAALIEEKQIGALGHDPQLINDADRIARVYSKSGLHSALREDILLRENAHARTSHGDQMTHGFYTSISIASQYAILGDRDRTLHWINEAMHEELDHSPEDLMCAPQFSFVRSDPRFQAILRTFGLPLR; translated from the coding sequence ATGGAACTCCACACAGGGGAACTGCGCAGAGCCGGAGTCCTCGTCCATTTACCCCCTCAACCGTACAAGGTCCTCGTCCTGCTGGCCAGCCGTTCAGGACAACTTATCACCCGGGAGGAAATTCGTCAGGTCATTTGGGGCAACGATACTTTCGTTGACTTTGAACATGGCTTGAACTTCGCTATCAAGAAGATCCGCGACGCACTCGGAGATGACGCCGAATCGCCGCGCTTCATTCAGACACTCCCCCGGCGCGGTTACCGCTTCATTGCGCAGGTGAGGCTCTCCGGCCCGCCAGTCCGCACTGGGAGTCCGGCTATCGAGTCCTCGCATGCATCCGCGCAGACTGCGGTCCAGGAAACGACACAAATACCCCGAAGAGTCGACACCAGGCCCAGCATCTCGGCGCGGCATCGACTCTACGCATCGGTGCTTCTCGGCGCCTTGATTCTTACTGCAGTCATCGTCTTCGCTGTCGATCCCGCCGGTCTTCGTTACCGCACGTTAGCAGCACTTCATTTGGAGAAGTCCCAGGCGCAGCCTCACATCGATTCCATCGCCGTATTGCCTCTCGAAAACCTCTCCGGCGATCCGGAGCAGGAGTACTTTGCCGACGGCCTTACCGATACGCTGATCACTAACCTCGGCCAGGTACTGACGATGCGCGTCATTTCGCGGGCCTCCGTCCTCCGCTACAAGCGAGGCAAAACACCGCTGCCTGAAATTGCCCGCGAACTCAACGTAGATGCGGTCGTCGAAGGCACCGTATTACGAGCTGGCAACAAGGTGCGAATCAGCGTCCAACTACTGAATGCGCGCACCGACCGGCATCTTTGGGCCGAAACCTACGAGCGTAACCTCGAAGATGTCATCGTCCTTGAACGGCAAATGGCACTGGCCATCGCCCACGAGATCAGCGGCCGCCTCAATCCAGGTCAGGAAATGCATTTGAACAGCGGAAGGCCGGTCAACCCCCACGCTTACGATGCTTACGTTCGAGGCCGTGTCCTTTTCGGAGAACGGACCGCTGAAACCGAAACCAACGCACGCAGCTACTTTGAAGAGGCGCTCCGTGCCGATCCCAACTTCGCGCCAGCATACTCCGGCTTAGCCGACTTCTATTCTGTGAGTTGGCATACAACGAGCGATTTTCCTCTCGCTGAACAATATGCTCGTAAGTCGATTGCGCTAGATCCCGACCTTGCAGAAGGCCACGCATCTTTGGGAATCGCCCAGTTGGGTCAGCACAAGTTCATCGATGCAGAAACCGAACTCAAGAAGGCAATTGAGCTGAACTCTAACTACGCCATGGCTCACCATCTGATGGCGGACTATTGGATGGACATGGGACGCATCACCGATGCGCTGGCCGAAAATGATCGTGCCCGCCAGCTTGATCCCTTTTCCTTTCCTATCAACTTTATGCGTGGGGGCATACTCGCATACTCTGGAGACACCGAACGAGCCGTTCAGCAGTTGCAGTTCGTATCCTCGATCAATCCGCAGTCTCCAAGTCCGCACGAACTCCTTGCGCTGGTGTACTGGATCAATGGAAAGGTGCCGGCCGCGTTGATCGAAGAAAAGCAAATTGGCGCCTTGGGGCATGACCCTCAACTGATTAACGATGCGGACCGAATTGCCCGTGTATATTCGAAATCCGGTCTGCATTCAGCTCTGCGCGAGGATATTTTATTGCGCGAGAATGCACATGCCCGAACCTCTCACGGCGATCAGATGACCCACGGGTTTTACACGAGCATTTCGATCGCGTCTCAATACGCAATTCTGGGTGATCGGGATCGGACACTGCATTGGATCAACGAAGCTATGCATGAGGAACTGGATCATTCTCCTGAGGACCTGATGTGCGCCCCCCAATTCAGTTTTGTTCGCTCCGATCCCCGGTTCCAGGCAATCCTGCGCACGTTCGGTCTCCCGCTTCGATAA